ATTAGGACTTAAGGGGACCCACTGTTAAGGAAAAATAACTGATAGAATTTCGTTCTGAAAGGGCCATTAGAAATTTAGGAGGCTCTTACGTTTCTTTACTCACTATTTCATGCGCCAAATCTTTAAATATATAATGGTAATTTCGAAACTAATAATAAGAGCTTAGGCAAAACGCTTGAGGTACTCTTCAGCAGTGACGTACTTGTAGTCCGGGTACAGGTCATGGCTGTCCACACCATGTGGACCTTTCACTTCGAATTCCAAGTCCCCATGGTAGAAGATCTGGTacaggtgggccaccccgattTGCAGTGGAGGTGGCATCTCTGCATCCAAAACATAAAAGGTTATACAGATCACAACTATTCTTCTCCTCatgagaaatttaaattaaaaaaaaaaaaaaaaaggtcctcaTGCATCATCTAgacaagtggagcccatggttcttTTACACcgatcattgatctgatgggccccactgtggacaGAGAGAATGCCCCAAAGTTCTTTGCAACCGAAATGTCCTGTTGATTATATGCAGTCCTGATATTGGGATGTTTGTCCTGATTGTTATATCATCCCGTTGAGAAGCTGATAATCTACTGTCAAGGTACCAACATATCATTTGTGCAATAAATCTGCACCATGAAAACGATAGGCTAAGTCGTGAAGATCACATGCACAAAACCAGGACGACCCTACTctcgcaggtgggccacacgtaggaAACCGACGATCTGACTCAACGTacgggtgtgacccacctagtgagccgatcagtctgatttttgagaAGGGTGATGTTTATAGTGGGGCCTGTACTTTTCACAGCCCTGATCTGGGGGAAGATGGTACGGTACCACAAGGTGTACGGTTGCCTCTTGGTGATCAGCTCTCTGTTAACCATCAACTTATAGTCCACTGATCGAGTGGttatgatcttccaatctggagaaCTGTTTTGGAAATCTCCCACACTAGTCGGTGATCAGGACGCATTACCACCCTTCATTTCATTCACAACCCCTAATCCAATCACAAGGATCCAAGTGTCTGTTACGTACTCTCCATGTTTCCAAGCCATTCCTCCTGTGTAACGAATGTCTTCTTCAGCTCTTTTCCAATCAGTTTCTCCCAGATCTTCACCACCTCCATCTGGGTCAGTATGTTAGCAGGTGGACGGAGATAGAGAGTCTTGTTCAGCGTCCGTGGATCATCAACGGCCATCATAGCATACATTGCCATGTCATCCTCATCCACCCAAATACCTGCCACCTCAATACCAAACAACTATCAGCAGTCTGAGTTAGCAATCGAAAAATAGATAGGGGTGGCCCAGATAGAGTGGAACTTACAATCCTTGTCGGTCTTATCGCCGTTGCCATAGATGTAGACATGATCGGTGGGTGGCATGAAGTGGCCCAGCTGCGCCAGAGCAGCCAGGAAGTAGCCAGCCATACAGTTGGCCGAGACGTAAGTGTAGGGGATCTTGGCCTTTTCAATGGCCCGCCGAATCACACGTTTGTCCTTGAAAACGTATTCACCAGGGGGGATTGCGTGCTCCATCAGATCCACATCCATCCCAAACTCAGAGGGAAGGAACCGCTGCATGGGACCATCAGTAGTTATATCAACCGTTAAAAATCACCACAATGATTTGCTTGGTCATTTTAGAAAATTTGGTACACTTGTAGTGGATCCAGACGGTTCATCCTCTGGGCCTTAACATGGATGTGCCATTCCCCATAAAACATACCGATCGGATGATCCAAGCTACCAATTCAAGGGCTTTCGGTGACTCGGTAAGAAAAATATACAATCAACAGTGACACTTAATAACGAGAAAAAACCGTTCAATTGGTTCATCAAAAAGTGGGTCACACCGTGGATTGGTCATAGATCTGAACCATATGTGTCCACGTGTCGTTGTGAGGTGTCATTTCATAGAATCAATCCTATTTATACGCCACATGTTAAGAGCATTATAACCATAGTTTGCAAACCTGGAATTGGCTTGTGACTCGGTCACTCACTGGGTCGAGTCAACCGGGTGGGTCATAAATTTACTTAAATGCCTTTTCTGTGACTTTGCTGACTCGTTAAAACCAGGCTGAGTTAGCTGATTTTTTAGTTGACCAGCAAACAAGCACCTGCATGGTTAAACAGACCAACTGATCAGGCCCATAacctgaccaggttgactcggagtGTCCCGAGTTGTCTTGTAACTTCGAAGGTGCCCTCATACAATACCCATTTAAATAATCCGCATTTGAGTAATCTTGCAGTATCTTTGGCATGGACGCGGATTGAGAACTAC
This region of Magnolia sinica isolate HGM2019 chromosome 1, MsV1, whole genome shotgun sequence genomic DNA includes:
- the LOC131249392 gene encoding bifunctional pinoresinol-lariciresinol reductase 2-like; translated protein: MGGEKDRVLIIGATGYIGRRLVKASMALGHPTFALYRPEIASDAEKVQMLIGFKMEGVTLLQGSLEDKDSLVVALKQVDVVVSAVAGNHLRHAILDQLTLIEAMEEVGTIKRFLPSEFGMDVDLMEHAIPPGEYVFKDKRVIRRAIEKAKIPYTYVSANCMAGYFLAALAQLGHFMPPTDHVYIYGNGDKTDKDCIWVDEDDMAMYAMMAVDDPRTLNKTLYLRPPANILTQMEVVKIWEKLIGKELKKTFVTQEEWLGNMEKMPPPLQIGVAHLYQIFYHGDLEFEVKGPHGVDSHDLYPDYKYVTAEEYLKRFA